One Dermatophagoides farinae isolate YC_2012a chromosome 6, ASM2471394v1, whole genome shotgun sequence genomic window carries:
- the LOC124493729 gene encoding testis-specific serine/threonine-protein kinase 4, with product MATASNTNAAAAPNMVSGSDKKDEIDIDPKSKAVFYKKGYEILAKIGSGAFGQVYHARNFKNDIDCAVKVLDLNAMSKKVCEKFLPRELSALMEVKHPYAIRVYDIIRSNHRIYIFMEFAGNGDLTSYVKKNKCLKEPLACLWFTQVSEAVNYLHTEIHMAHRDIKLDNILLDKNFNCKLTDFGFVDLIMDDTDINEVISQTFCGTLPYYSPQIASKKAYNPFKADVWAMGIVLCEKNG from the exons ATGGCCACTGCTTCGAATACTaatgcagcagcagcaccaAATATGGTATCGGGTAGTGATAAAAAAGATGAGATTGATATTGATCCAAAATCAAAAGCTGTATTCTATAAAAAAGGCTATGAAATTCTAGCTAAAATTGGTAGCGGTGCATTTGGACAG GTATATCATGCAcgtaattttaaaaatgatatcGATTGTGCCGTCAAAGTATTGGATCTGAACGCAATGTCGAAAAAAgtttgtgaaaaatttttaccaCGTGAATTGTCAGCATTGATGGAAGTAAAACATCCGTATGCAATACGTGTATATGATATAATTCGTTCGAATCATCGTATCTATATATTTATGGAATTTGCCGGCAATGGTGATCTTACGTCATAtgtaaaaaagaataaatgtCTGAAAGAGCCATTGGCTTGTTTATGGTTCACACAAGTATCTGAAGCCGTCAATTATCTACATACAGAAATTCATATGGCACATAGAGATATAAAATTGGATAATATTTTAttggataaaaatttcaattgtaaaTTAACTGATTTTGGTTTCGTCGATCTGATCATGGATGATACAGATATTAATGAAGTTATTAGTCAAACATTTTGTGGTACATTACCATATTATTCACCACAAATAGCATCGAAAAAAGCATATAATCCATTCAAAGCGGATGTATGGGCCATGGGTATCGTATT atgtgaaaaaaatggctaa
- the LOC124494349 gene encoding uncharacterized protein LOC124494349: MLNNIRNAIRTLTKRASICSTAVIRNLSVSNMKTDHPIWNYFKLHHLIRLLNYPFRMVIPLFPPIIINRIILMKINKLIQNSHENRLSSLNFLFVFILFTTAFIRSGLMCLFRNDQHILTTITGSIFHLLHTNRLHPEMVGLHFGAEQCLYLALIFSRRKYYHFFRLLISYCHQIYDPFMSIEDNTKRRLQLYHDYCQEPRQKHLEIYERHSNFARSLGLNSNSINRISRQIRHEFRMQAIVLISVPITLFCMATIFLYSIDPYRNNFWLFNYSYFWYSFYNFNLAFFTAIWAYYGLVYTTNLFAYFRIICLILIEKSKLNQKFLERFQPRSRKLMIRPFRRHFYHQSKLYSEIRMINEFWSKYLSFTFLVYISLFCNALYVTIMTETIMSLKIFFFTFTIQSMLVVGTLTMNAATLFKHNYFSHKQYYSLMGKHFDRIDLSTKFKITQTLDLINSHIVGFTLIDENVIQNDTIISVLFQTITLFFLVTRMV; the protein is encoded by the exons atgttgaataataTTCGAAATGCAATACGAACATTAACGAAACGGGCATCAATTTGTTCGACGGCAGTTATTCGAAATCTATCCGTTTCGAATATGAAAACTGATCATCCAATATggaattatttcaaattacatcatttgattcgattgttAAACTATCCATTTCGAATGGTCATACCTCTATTTCCACCCATAATCATTAATcgaattattttgatgaagaTCAACAAGCTAATTCAAAATAGCCATGAAAATAGATTGTcaagtttgaattttttgtttgtattcattttgtttacaaCGGCATTCATTCGATCTGGTTTAATGTGTTTATTTCGTAATGATCAACATATATTAACGACAATAACTGGATCGATTTTTCATCTACTTCATACGAATCGTTTACATCCAGAAATGGTTGGCCTCCATTTCGGTGCCGAACAATGTCTTTATCTTGCATTGATATTCAGTAGACgtaaatattatcatttcttTCGTTTATTAATATCATATTGTCATCAGATTTATGATCCTTTCATGAGCATTGAAGATAACACAAAACGTAGATTGCAACtttatcatgattattgtcaAGAACCTCGTCAAAAACATTTAGAAATATATGAACGACATTCAAATTTTGCTCGATCTTTAGGTCTAAATtctaattcaatcaatcgaatcagCCGCCAAATACGACATGAATTTCGAATGCAAGCAATCGTATTGATATCCGTGCCAATTACATTGTTTTGTATGGCAACGATTTTCCTATACAGTATTGATCCATATCGAAATAATTTCTGGttattcaattattcataCTTTTGGTATTCATtttacaatttcaatttggcATTTTTCACCGCCATTTGGGCCTATTATGGTCTAGTATATACAACCAATTTATTTGCTTACTTTCGAATAATctgtttgattttaattgaaaaatctaaattgaatcaaaaatttttggaaagATTTCAACCACGATCAAG aAAGTTAATGATCAGGCCGTTTCGGCGACATTTTTACCATCAATCCAAGCTTTATAGTGAAATTCGAATGATCAATGAGTTTTGGTCTAAATATCTATCATTCACATTTCTGGTGTATATATCATTGTTTTGTAATGCATTATATGTGACCATTATGACCGAAACTATTATGTCATTGAAGATATTCTTTTTTACATTTACCATACAATCAATGTTGGTCGTCGGTACATTAACAATGAATGCCGCCACTTTATTCAAACATAATTATTTTAGCCATAAAcaatattattcattaatgGGTAAACATTTTGATCGTATCGATTTGTCAACCAAATTCAAA ATCACGCAAACATTGGATCTAATCAATAGCCACATAGTTGGCTTCACATTGATCGATGAGAATGTTATTCAAAATGATACAATCATTTCCGTTTTATTTCAGACAATAACGTTATTTTTTCTAGTAACACGAATGGTCTaa